A genomic region of Fusarium falciforme chromosome 4, complete sequence contains the following coding sequences:
- a CDS encoding DNA mismatch repair protein msh-2 encodes MASRPELKLDDEGGFIRFFKSLPSVNDDTIRIFDRGDWYTSHGEDAMFIAKTVYKTTSVVRQLGRNDHTGLPSVTMTMTVFRQFLREALLKLGKRIEIWQSASGRMNWKCVKQASPGNLQDVEDDLGGQIESAPMILAVKISAKASEARNIGVCFADASVRELGVSEFLDNDLYSNFEALLIQLGVRECLVQIDKSEKEKDPELAKLKKIIDNCGVAIAERPSGDFGTRDIEQDLARLLKDERSATLLPQTDLKLAMGSAASLIKYLGVLQDPSNFGQYQLYQHDLAQFMKLDAAALKALNLMPGPRDGSKTMSVYGVLNHCKTPVGSRLLAQWLKQPLMSKQEIEKRQQLVEAFYVDTELRQTLQEEHLRSIPDLYRLSKRFQRGKANLEDVVRAYQVVIRLPGFIGTFEGVMDENYKDPLDEAYTTKLRDLSDSLGKLQDMVEQTVDLDALDRHEYIIKADFDKGLRIIRKKLDQLDSDIRAEFLSSARDLGQEPDKKIFLETNHKVHGVCMRLTRQEAGCIRNKSGYQECSTQKNGVYFTTKKMQAYRREHDQLSQNYNRTQSSLVHEVVQVASSYCPVLERLAGVLAHLDVIVSLGHAAVHAPESYVRPKIHARGEGQTILKEARHPCMELQDDVQFITNDIELTRDKSSFLIITGPNMGGKSTYIRQTGVIALMAQVGCFVPCSEAELTIYDSILARVGASDSQLKGVSTFMAEMLETANILKSATADSLIIIDELGRGTSTYDGFGLAWAISEHIVKEIGCSAMFATHFHELTALADQYPQVQNLHVTAHIGGTDGAVSEADAKREVTLLYKVAPGVCDQSFGIHVAELVRFPDKVVRMAKRKADELEDFTTKHEDLALQYSKEDVEQGSAMLKRVLVEWKDKVKQGNMSREEQVAALKELVGANADLQANPFFQSVKAL; translated from the exons ATGGCTTCGCGACCTGAATTGAAG CTCGACGACGAAGGCGGCTTCATCCGCTTCTTCAAGTCACTACCATCAGTCAACGATGATACAATCCGTATTTTTGATCGAGGTGACTGGTACACTTCCCACGGCGAAGATGCCATGTTTATTGCCAAAACC GTATACAAGACCACCTCCGTTGTACGACAGCTCGGCCGAAACGATCACACTGGACTCCCCTCAGTAACAATGACCATGACCGTGTTCCGACAATTCCTCCGAGAAGCCTTGCTCAAACTGGGCAAGCGGATAGAAATCTGGCAGAGCGCCAGTGGACGAATGAACTGGAAGTGTGTCAAGCAAGCATCCCCTGGCAACCTGCAAGATGTCGAGGATGACTTGGGTGGACAAATTGAGTCTGCACCAATGATTCTCGCGGTCAAGATCTCAGCCAAGGCTTCTGAAGCCCGCAACATTGGTGTCTGCTTTGCCGATGCTAGTGTTCGAGAGTTGGGAGTCAGCGAGTTCCTTGACAACGACCTGTACTCCAACTTTGAGGCTCTCCTTATCCAGCTTGGTGTCCGGGAGTGCCTGGTTCAAATCGACAAGAGtgaaaaggagaaggaccCCGAGCTGGCCAAGTTGAAGAAGATCATTGATAACTGCGGTGTGGCCATTGCTGAGCGGCCAAGCGGCGACTTTGGCACCCGAGATATCGAGCAGGATCTCGCTCGTCTACTGAAAGACGAGCGATCAGCTACTCTCCTCCCCCAGACAGACCTCAAGCTGGCCATGGGTTCAGCCGCTTCTCTTATCAAGTACCTCGGCGTACTCCAAGATCCATCCAACTTTGGCCAGTACCAGCTCTACCAGCATGATCTGGCTCAGTTCATGAAGTTggatgctgctgctctcaAGGCTCTCAATCTCATGCCAGGCCCGCGGGATGGCTCTAAAACCATGAGCGTCTATGGCGTTCTCAACCACTGCAAGACCCCGGTGGGCAGCCGGCTTTTGGCCCAATGGCTGAAGCAGCCCCTGATGAGCAAGCAAGAAATCGAGAAGCGTCAGCAACTGGTGGAGGCCTTCTACGTCGACACCGAGCTCCGCCAGACCCTACAAGAGGAGCATCTGCGCTCCATCCCCGATCTCTACCGACTGTCCAAGCGATTCCAGCGCGGCAAGGCAAACTTGGAAGACGTTGTCCGTGCGTATCAGGTTGTGATCCGTCTCCCTGGCTTCATTGGTACATTCGAAGGTGTCATGGACGAAAACTACAAGGATCCTCTTGATGAGGCTTACACCACCAAGCTTCGTGACCTGTCAGATAGTCTGGGCAAGTTGCAAGACATGGTTGAGCAGACAGTCGACCTGGATGCTCTGGATCGCCATGAgtacatcatcaaggccgactttgacaagggCTTGCGCATCATCCGCAAGAAGCTCGATCAACTCGACTCGGATATCCGGGCTGAGTTTTTGTCCTCAGCAAGGGACCTCGGTCAGGAGCCTGACAAGAAGATCTTCCTTGAGACCAACCACAAGGTCCACGGTGTATGCATGCGCCTCACCCGACAGGAGGCTGGCTGCATTCGAAACAAGTCCGGCTACCAGGAGTGCTCTACACAGAAGAACGGCGTCTACTTTACCACCAAGAAGATGCAGGCATACCGCCGGGAGCATGACCAACTATCACAAAACTACAACAGGACCCAGAGCAGTCTTGTTCACGAGGTAGTCCAGGTCGCCTCATCGTACTGCCCAGTTCTAGAGCGCCTTGCCGGTGTACTTGCTCACCTCGACGTTATCGTCTCGCTCGGACACGCTGCGGTTCATGCCCCTGAATCGTATGTGCGACCCAAGATTCATGCCCGCGGCGAGGGCCAAACAATTTTGAAGGAAGCCCGACACCCCTGCATGGAGCTGCAGGATGATGTCCAGTTTATCACCAATGATATCGAGCTTACTCGCGACAAGTCGTCGTTCCTTATCATCACTGGCCCCAACATGGGTGGCAAGTCGACATACATCCGACAAACGGGCGTCATTGCTCTCATGGCTCAAGTGGGATGCTTCGTGCCCTGTAGTGAGGCCGAACTTACCATCTATGACTCAATCTTGGCTCGTGTTGGTGCCAGTGATTCACAGCTCAAGGGCGTCTCGACATTCATGGCCGAGATGCTGGAGACGGCCAACATCCTCAAGTCGGCCACCGCGGACTCCCTGATCATTATCGATGAGCTCGGCCGTGGTACGTCGACGTACGACGGATTTGGTCTGGCATGGGCCATCTCGGAGCACATTGTTAAGGAGATTGGCTGCTCGGCCATGTTTGCCACACATTTCCACGAACTCACAGCCCTGGCGGACCAGTACCCCCAGGTACAGAACCTCCATGTGACAGCGCACATCGGCGGCACTGACGGTGCAGTCTCCGAGGCTGACGCTAAACGGGAGGTGACGCTGCTGTACAAGGTGGCTCCGGGCGTGTGCGACCAGAGCTTCGGCATCCACGTCGCCGAGCTGGTGAGATTCCCGGACAAGGTGGTGCGTATGGCGAAGCGCAAGGCGGATGAGCTCGAGGACTTTACGACCAAGCACGAGGACCTTGCGCTGCAGTACAGCAAGGAGGACGTGGAACAGGGTAGTGCTATGCTGAAGCGGGTGCTGGTGGAGTGGAAGGACAAGGTGAAGCAGGGCAACATGAGCCGCGAGGAGCAAGTGGCGGcgctcaaggagctcgtcGGAGCGAATGCAGATCTTCAGGCCAACCCGTTCTTTCAGTCGGTCAAGGCTCTGTAA
- a CDS encoding N-acetyltransferase domain-containing protein, translating to MASITIRPATEEDLSSMLSVYFSAFSPSLFSQRCFPSTSPDVQAWTADKLRSQIGAPGNHVVIAESDSGSVLGWARWVRRPAAPSTRAILSESDYPSSGDPALAVRLFQANADATYKHAAGESYWFLSTIATAKEAQRRGVGSALMQFGVDKADEEGWMAYLNSSPEGKGLYEKFGFQVVDESEIPELNIVQYHMKRAARSSS from the coding sequence ATGGCCTCCATCACTATCCGCCCGGCCACCGAAGAAGACCTCTCCTCTATGCTATCAGTCTACTTCTCCGCCTTTTCCCCCAGCCTCTTCTCCCAACGCTGCTTCCCGTCCACATCACCAGACGTCCAAGCCTGGACCGCCGACAAGCTCCGGTCCCAAATCGGGGCCCCGGGCAATCACGTCGTCATCGCCGAGTCTGACTCCGGCTCCGTCCTCGGCTGGGCCCGTTGGGTCCGCCGGCCCGCCGCTCCGTCCACAAGGGCAATCCTCTCCGAGTCTGACTACCCTTCCTCAGGAGACCCGGCCCTTGCTGTGCGTTTGTTCCAGGCCAATGCCGACGCTACATACAAGCACGCGGCGGGAGAGTCGTACTGGTTTCTGAGTACTATCGCCACGGCCAAGGAAGCACAGCGACGTGGCGTTGGATCAGCGCTGATGCAGTTTGGTGTTGATAAGGCAGACGAGgaaggatggatggcatATCTCAACAGCTCCCCTGAAGGCAAGGGGTTATACGAAAAGTTTGGGTTCCAAGTTGTCGACGAGTCTGAGATTCCAGAACTCAATATCGTGCAGTATCATATGAAGAGAGcggcaaggtcaagttcATGA